From Prochlorococcus sp. MIT 1223, the proteins below share one genomic window:
- a CDS encoding nucleoside-diphosphate sugar epimerase/dehydratase, with protein sequence MITKLKQFLNYLLGLKPSKRKLVLIFADLASILISIRISFYLTGLQISSLHEKEIAQITLEAIFLGIILYGFTGQYNSISRYLSSVIFYRIAARNFLLTLGLIIINSLLNLNLSNTRLWILFWILITSITSLTRIFARDILRIFQNNDKVNKNNIIIYGAGEAGAQLASSIQLTGVYNIKGFIDDDFRLWGRDLYNVRINPKKYLSEVASTIDEVLLAIPAINNYERKEIVNYVQNLGIKIRQVPSIKDLTTGNVRINDLRPISIEDLLGREAAPPNQVLLEKVIDGSVICVTGAGGSIGSEICRQVLKNNPSKLVLVEQSELALYTIYNEINSNNVSNVEILPLLGNACDYYFINKIFEHEFVDLVFHSAAYKHVPLVEMNAIEGLTNNVLSTESICRAAEKNKVKQVILISTDKAVRPKNVMGASKRVAELIIQNYANKQYLKNSEDRTTCYSMVRFGNVLGSSGSVIPLFQKQIKEGGPITLTDSEMERYFMTIEEASQLVLQSSALADGGEVFLLDMGEPIKIKYLAEQMIKLSGLTVKDKRSGIGDIEIITTGIRPGEKLYEELLIDGDAEKTINPLIYRAKEYPISYENLSKELDSLFESLKIKEYKAAIKSLDNLVEGWSK encoded by the coding sequence ATGATAACTAAACTCAAACAATTTCTTAATTATCTTTTGGGGCTTAAACCATCAAAGAGGAAGCTAGTATTAATTTTTGCTGACTTAGCTTCAATCCTGATCTCTATAAGGATAAGTTTTTATTTAACAGGGCTTCAGATCTCATCTTTACACGAAAAAGAAATAGCTCAAATAACTTTAGAGGCTATATTCTTAGGCATAATTCTGTATGGCTTTACAGGACAATATAATAGTATATCAAGATACCTAAGCAGTGTTATCTTCTACAGAATTGCTGCAAGAAACTTTCTATTAACTCTTGGATTAATAATAATCAATAGTCTTTTAAATTTAAACTTATCTAATACTCGATTATGGATACTATTTTGGATATTAATAACTAGCATTACTTCTTTGACTAGAATATTTGCTAGAGATATATTGAGAATATTCCAAAATAATGATAAAGTTAATAAAAATAATATAATAATATATGGAGCAGGAGAAGCAGGAGCTCAACTAGCCTCATCAATACAACTAACTGGTGTTTATAATATCAAAGGGTTTATAGATGATGATTTTAGATTATGGGGTAGAGACTTATACAATGTTCGTATTAATCCGAAAAAATATCTCTCGGAAGTTGCAAGTACAATTGACGAGGTATTACTAGCTATTCCCGCAATAAACAATTATGAAAGGAAAGAAATAGTCAACTATGTTCAGAATCTGGGTATAAAGATAAGGCAAGTTCCATCAATAAAAGATCTTACAACTGGAAATGTAAGGATTAATGATTTAAGACCTATTTCCATCGAAGACCTTCTTGGAAGAGAAGCTGCGCCTCCAAATCAAGTACTACTAGAAAAAGTTATTGATGGATCAGTTATTTGTGTCACTGGTGCAGGGGGTTCAATTGGCAGTGAGATTTGCAGACAAGTATTGAAGAATAATCCTTCTAAATTAGTTTTAGTAGAACAAAGTGAACTAGCTCTTTACACCATATATAATGAGATTAATTCTAATAATGTATCTAATGTAGAAATATTACCTCTACTTGGGAACGCTTGTGATTACTATTTTATAAATAAGATTTTTGAGCATGAGTTTGTAGACTTAGTCTTTCATTCTGCTGCATATAAGCATGTACCATTAGTAGAAATGAATGCGATTGAAGGCTTAACAAATAATGTACTTTCTACTGAGTCAATATGCCGAGCAGCAGAGAAAAATAAAGTCAAGCAGGTAATTCTGATCTCTACAGACAAAGCTGTTAGGCCTAAAAATGTTATGGGCGCGAGCAAAAGAGTTGCAGAATTGATTATACAAAATTATGCTAATAAGCAATATTTAAAGAATTCAGAAGACAGAACTACATGTTACTCAATGGTTAGGTTTGGAAATGTTCTAGGTTCCTCGGGGTCAGTTATTCCACTTTTCCAAAAACAGATTAAGGAAGGTGGACCTATCACATTAACTGATAGTGAAATGGAAAGATATTTCATGACAATTGAGGAGGCTTCTCAACTTGTTCTACAATCTTCAGCGCTAGCAGATGGTGGCGAGGTCTTTTTACTGGATATGGGGGAACCAATAAAGATAAAGTACTTAGCCGAACAAATGATTAAGTTAAGTGGTCTAACAGTGAAAGATAAAAGGAGCGGTATTGGAGATATCGAAATTATTACAACTGGAATCAGACCTGGCGAAAAACTATATGAAGAACTATTAATTGATGGAGATGCAGAGAAAACAATCAATCCTTTAATTTATCGTGCGAAGGAATATCCTATATCATACGAAAACTTGTCAAAAGAATTAGATTCATTATTTGAAAGCTTGAAGATTAAAGAGTACAAAGCAGCAATTAAATCTCTAGATAATCTAGTTGAAGGTTGGTCTAAGTAA
- a CDS encoding polysaccharide deacetylase family protein codes for MKYYSLGIDWEDFGLISYDQGKIVDYKSFTNDFKDETFYLLDFLKENKVKCTFFINARTAEIHPKLTKIISQYGHAIGSHGYKHVSRQSLTNKEFLDDSIYSKNLIEDIIQKEVVGYRSPLLSISRSDYLDSLRILKKAGYQYDSSITVKCLSKLPNYPARDVIKIIPLTSVKFGFISLNLAGGSTWRILPSFLTSYILKSKMTSNNSSFYLHPYEFGNPINPCRGISSKANILKKFAIYLRWNFNKNAIEEIITALANSQRVSISEVK; via the coding sequence ATGAAATATTATAGCCTAGGAATTGATTGGGAGGATTTTGGACTTATAAGTTATGATCAAGGTAAGATAGTAGACTACAAAAGTTTTACAAATGATTTCAAAGATGAAACATTCTACTTACTAGATTTTCTAAAAGAAAATAAAGTAAAATGCACCTTTTTTATCAATGCCAGAACAGCAGAAATACATCCAAAACTAACAAAGATAATCAGCCAGTATGGACATGCTATTGGATCTCACGGTTACAAGCACGTAAGCAGACAATCGTTAACTAACAAGGAATTTCTAGACGACTCAATTTACTCTAAAAACTTGATTGAAGATATTATTCAGAAGGAAGTCGTAGGATATCGATCACCATTACTTTCTATTTCAAGAAGTGATTATCTAGATAGTTTAAGGATTCTAAAGAAGGCAGGCTATCAGTATGATTCAAGCATAACAGTCAAATGCTTATCTAAATTACCTAATTACCCTGCAAGAGATGTAATCAAAATAATACCTTTAACATCTGTTAAGTTTGGCTTTATCTCTCTAAACCTAGCTGGTGGTTCGACTTGGCGAATTTTACCATCTTTTCTAACCTCTTATATTCTCAAAAGTAAAATGACCTCCAATAATAGTTCCTTTTATCTTCATCCATACGAGTTTGGAAATCCAATTAATCCTTGTAGAGGAATATCTTCTAAAGCAAATATATTAAAAAAATTCGCTATATATTTAAGGTGGAATTTCAACAAAAATGCTATTGAAGAAATAATAACAGCCCTAGCCAACTCTCAAAGAGTTAGCATATCTGAAGTAAAGTGA
- a CDS encoding class I SAM-dependent methyltransferase, with protein MISSANLSQNYWSKANKWFINTYKNSWLEEVIHAPVKLRENIAVTTAGLVEAKTLLDLGCGPSRVLAKALIEAKVQSAVGMDFSEFMLEESSKYLSQLNLTNRVILRNVDLLEINDYPETDICFALGLFDYIKEAKLIVSKAHISSKYLVCSWPAKNPRNFLRRFRYSCPIYTYDKEDILKLFDSIGVRNVRLIPAGGYSGYITISYN; from the coding sequence ATGATCTCATCTGCTAATCTCTCTCAAAATTATTGGTCTAAAGCAAATAAGTGGTTTATAAACACATATAAAAACTCATGGCTAGAAGAAGTTATACACGCGCCTGTCAAACTAAGAGAGAATATAGCTGTTACTACCGCGGGTTTAGTAGAAGCGAAAACCTTACTAGACCTGGGTTGTGGGCCCAGCAGAGTACTCGCTAAAGCACTAATCGAAGCAAAAGTTCAGTCGGCAGTAGGTATGGACTTTAGCGAATTTATGCTTGAAGAGTCTTCTAAGTACTTAAGTCAACTTAATTTAACGAATAGAGTGATCCTAAGGAATGTAGATTTGTTAGAAATAAATGATTACCCAGAAACAGATATTTGCTTTGCTCTAGGTTTATTTGATTACATTAAAGAAGCTAAGTTAATTGTATCAAAAGCCCATATATCTTCAAAATATTTAGTATGCTCATGGCCTGCTAAAAATCCAAGAAATTTTCTAAGAAGATTCAGATACTCTTGCCCCATCTACACATATGATAAAGAAGATATATTGAAATTATTTGATAGTATAGGAGTAAGAAATGTCCGGCTTATCCCAGCTGGAGGTTATTCAGGATATATAACAATATCCTATAATTAG